Proteins encoded together in one Undibacterium sp. CCC3.4 window:
- a CDS encoding 4-oxalomesaconate tautomerase, whose protein sequence is MQTPIPSLFMRGGTSRGPFFLASDLPSDIATRDRVLLAIMGSPDARQIDGMGGAHPLTSKVGIVSLSSTSGVTLDFLFAQLQPNGSTVDTTPNCGNMLAAVLPFALERGLIAAQGDTTTARVLTLNTGMQCDITVQTPFFGSQRQVSYAGDTRIDGVPGSSAPVSINFLDTAGSVCASLLPTGRVRDRVEVDGVGFAPFSIDVTCIDNGMPLVLFRAADLGYSGYESVAELNADAALKQRLEALRLQCGHLMGLGDVSARNYPKMTLIAPAREGGSICTRSFIPHVCHDAIGVLAAVTVGTACVLAGSVCDGVAQLSADAAGRVSVEHPSGEFCVELGLDPADPQKVLRAALLRTARLIMRGEVMVPAALWQPTNT, encoded by the coding sequence ATGCAAACCCCTATTCCCTCCCTGTTCATGCGCGGCGGTACTTCCCGCGGTCCTTTTTTCCTGGCTTCGGACTTACCGTCCGATATCGCGACGCGCGATCGTGTGCTGTTGGCCATCATGGGTTCACCCGATGCCCGTCAAATCGACGGCATGGGCGGGGCGCATCCGCTGACCAGTAAGGTGGGGATTGTCAGTCTCAGCAGCACGTCTGGTGTCACGCTCGATTTTTTGTTCGCGCAACTGCAGCCGAATGGCAGTACGGTCGATACCACGCCTAACTGCGGCAATATGCTGGCAGCCGTGCTGCCGTTCGCACTCGAACGCGGCTTGATCGCGGCGCAGGGCGATACCACCACGGCGCGCGTGTTGACGTTAAATACAGGCATGCAGTGCGATATCACGGTTCAGACGCCTTTTTTTGGCAGCCAGCGTCAGGTCAGTTATGCCGGCGACACCCGTATCGATGGCGTGCCCGGCAGTTCTGCGCCGGTCAGTATTAATTTTCTTGATACCGCCGGCTCGGTCTGCGCCTCGTTGCTGCCGACTGGTCGGGTACGCGACCGCGTCGAAGTCGATGGTGTCGGCTTTGCGCCATTTTCCATCGATGTGACTTGTATCGATAACGGCATGCCGCTGGTGTTATTCCGCGCGGCCGACCTCGGTTACAGCGGCTATGAGAGTGTGGCCGAGCTCAATGCCGATGCCGCTCTCAAACAGCGCTTGGAAGCCTTGCGTCTGCAATGCGGGCACTTGATGGGTTTGGGTGATGTCAGTGCGCGCAATTACCCGAAGATGACCTTGATCGCGCCAGCGCGTGAGGGGGGCAGTATTTGCACGCGCAGTTTCATCCCACACGTTTGTCATGATGCCATCGGCGTACTGGCTGCGGTTACCGTTGGCACCGCTTGCGTGTTGGCCGGTTCGGTGTGTGACGGGGTGGCGCAGTTGTCGGCCGATGCCGCTGGACGGGTATCGGTTGAGCATCCGAGTGGCGAGTTTTGTGTCGAACTCGGGCTCGATCCGGCGGATCCGCAGAAAGTGCTGCGCGCGGCTTTGCTGCGTACTGCGCGGCTGATCATGCGCGGCGAAGTGATGGTGCCAGCCGCGCTGTGGCAGCCCACGAATACTTGA